CAGCTTTGAACGTCCAGGCGGGGGTGATGATGCCATTTCACAAGCCGCTCAGCTGCTCAGCGAGGCTGAGTTTCCTGTGATTTTGAACGGGGCTGGTGTTGTTATTGGCGGTGCGATCCCTGCGTCTATGGCGCTGGCTGAACGGCTGGATGCGCCGGTTTGCTGTGGTTATCAGCATAATGATGCTTTTCCGGGCTCTCATCCCCTGGCCGTCGGGCCGTTGGGCTATAACGGCTCGAAAGCCGGTATGGAGCTGATCGCGAAAGCAGATGTTGTGCTGGCTTTGGGCACACGCCTGAATCCCTTTTCTACCCTGCCAGGTTATGGCATTGATTACTGGCCAAAAGACGCCAAAATCATTCAGGTCGACATTAACCCTGACCGTATCGGCCTGACCAAACCTGTATCAGTTGGGATTGTTGGTGATGCAAAGAAAGTTGCTGAATCGCTGTTAGCCAAGCTGGGCCCTCAGGCTGGTGAAAAAGGCCGGTCAAGCCGGACAGCTGTTATTGCCAAGACCAAATCTGCGTGGGCACAGGAATTGACCAGCCTGGATCATGAGGATGATGATCCGGGCACAACCTGGAATGAGCGGGCCCGCACAAGAGAGCCAGGAAAGATGAGCCCGCGTATGGCATGGCGTGCAATTACGTCAGTGTTGCCAAAGGATGCGATTATCAGCTCTGACATCGGCAATAACTGTGCAATCGGGAACGCCTATCCAACTTTTGAAGAAGGGCGCAAATATCTGGCCCCTGGCTTGTTTGGTCCATGCGGTTATGGCTTCCCGGCCATTTGCGGGGCAAAGATTGCGCAGCCTGATGTGCCTGTTGTCGGTTTTGCCGGTGATGGCGCTTTCGGGATTTCAATGAATGAAATGGTGTCTGTCGGACGTGATGAATGGCCGCCCATCACCATGATCATTTTCCGCAATTACCAGTGGGGGGCTGAAAAGCGCAACACAACATTGTGGTTCGAAGATAATTTCGTCGGCACCGAGCTGGATACAGATGTGACGTACGCCGGTATTGCCCAGCAGTGCGGTGTGAAAGGCGTCCAGGTTAATGGTATGGACGCGCTGTCTGATGCGCTGGATAAGGCAATTGAAGACCAGATGAAGAACAACACAACAACCTTTATCGAAGTTGTGCTGAATCAGGAACTGGGTGAGCCGTTCCGCCGTGATGCGATGAAAAAGCCCGTTGCGGTAGCAGGTATTGACCCTGCTGACTTCCGCCCACAGCAGCCGATCCTGTAAGGCCAGCCTGGGCTGTGTCCGCAGGATTTATCAATAAGGTTAAGGCGGCCTGTCCGCCTGACCTGCTGAACCGGGCGAAGGCGCGGGATAAGTGCCGTTTGCTGGTGGTTCGTGCATCCGCGCCCCTGCCAATGCAAGCGTCGTTTGATGCGGTACAGGCCGGTATTGCTGAGCCAGTTCTGGTGGGCGAGCCTCAAAAGATCAAGGCTGAGGCAGATAAATTAGGCTGGGATGTTCATAATGATATGATTGTCCCTGCTACCGGAGAGGCAGAAGCTGCGGCCGTTTCTGCTGATCTGATCCGGTCAGGTCTTGCCGGCGACAGCCCTGCCATAGGGGCGGTTATGAAAGGCCAGCTTCATACTGATGTCTTTATGGGCGCGCTGCTGGATAAAACAGTCGGGCTGCGCACAGGCGGCCGATTGGTGCATTTGTTTGCGATTTTCCCGCCTGACGGTTCTGCGCCTGTGCTGGTGTCTGATGCGGCCGTCAATGTCAGCCCTGATGACAAAACCAAACAGCAGAGCATGGCTGAAATGGTGCGACTTTCAACCTTGATTGGTCAGGATAGAGCCCGTCTGGCTGTACTGTCAGCTACAGAAACGCCCATTGACAGCATGCCTGCCTCACAAGAGGCTGCACGGCAAGCAGACTGGGCGCGTGATAACTTAAGCGGGGCAGATATTTCCGGGCCCCTGTCACTTGATCTGGCTCTGTCAGAAGCCTCTGTTGCATTAAAGGGCCTAACAGATGATCCGGTTGCCGGCCGTGCCAATTGTTTTCTGATGCCTGAAATAGTCGCTGGCAATCTTCTGTATAAGGCTTTTGTGTATCTGGGCGGCGGTTGTGCGGCCGGGATTGTTGTTGGCGGGTCCATACCTGTACTGCTGACCAGCCGGGCCGACCCCCCTGAAGCACGGCTGGCGTCAATCGCGCTGGCCGCCGTTGCCAGATAGAGGGTGTTTTCCGGCTGAGGAAGATAAGTCCTGTGCTGGCGCGAAGATTTCTCTGAATAAAGCATGGATAATCGTTGGTGATAACGCCACTGATATAATAAATACAGCGGCAATCGGATGCCCAGTCCAAATGGCAAAAACGGCAGCCCCGGTGAGTGAAAGAGAGACTAAAGTACTTCCTCTGATCCGTCTGGTATCATTTTTCAGTGATTCCATTTCCTGCTGATGAAGCAGGCTTTGTTTTTGTTCAGCCATAGTCAGAAAGCGATCTGCACTTCCGGGAAGCAGTTTTTCATAACCTTCGGCCATGTCAGCAGAGGGCACAGGTCCAGAATAAGACGATTTTACCCTGAGCAAAGTAGTTTCCACCCTGCTCAGTTGTTGCAGTAATTCTCCGTCAAGGTCTGCGTTCTTTTCAGAAGATTTCTTAATAAATGTTTTGCGGGCTGGCTGTTTCTTTTTCGTCTTTGCAATTTTTCAACCTCGTTCTGCTCTTCGCAAAATGAGCAGCGAGCACAGCTTCAAGGTCTGTTATGGCTTCCTGCATTTTGGCTTTCTGGTCTTCCTATTCTTGGCGGAAGTCCTCAGCCATATCCGGATATATGGCCGCACATGCTGCCATAAAAGAAGAGGCGATACCGTTATAGCAATTTTTATTGAACTCTTCTTCAGATGGCACTTTATGCAGGTCAATCTCATCAGGCATGAGATGTATTGAGGCCAGCTCATCAAAAAATTTGCGTTAAAAAAGCATATTTGTTTTTCCGTTATTCAGCGTTCAAGAAGAAAACTGCCGGACGCAACACAGGCAAGCCACAACTTATTCTAGGAAAGATATCCTCCTCTAACTCCTATAGGCGAAAAGAATGTACCCTTTGTTTGCGCCTGTCAAGGTGAAGGAAGGGCACGAGGGTGTGCCCTTACCCTTTCATTCGCTCACCAGTTGGATCATATAGCGGCTTCAAGCTGGCTTTGGCGGCACAAATCTGGCCTGCAACATCAATTTCATAGGTTGAGCTAAGCATATCGCTTGCGCTTTCCCCTGCCGTGCAAGAGACATAGCCAAGCCCGATAGCACTACCCAAATGATGGCCATAATTGCCAGAGGTGAGATAGCCTGTAATTTCGCCATCACGCAGAATAGGCTCATTATGATAGAGCAGGGGCTGGTTGTCCTCCAGCTGGAACTGGACCAGACGTTTGCTGAGGCCCGATTCCCGTTTTGCCAGCACAGCATCCCGGCCGATAAACTGGCCCAGCTGCGAGACAGGCTTGTCTGTCTTCACCGCGAAGCCAAGCCCGGCTTCGAGAATATGATCCTCATCAGAGATGTCATGTCCGAAATGGCGGAAGGCTTTTTCGATACGGCAGCTGTCCAGAACATGCAATCCGGCAAGAGATAATCCATGTTCCTGGCCGGACTGCCAGACCGCATCAAAGACATGCTCGGCCAGCTCTGCGGACACATACAGCTCCCAGCCCAGCTCGCCCACATAAGAGACGCGATGCGCACGGGCCACAGCCTGGCCTATATAGATGTTCTGGGCCCGGCCAAAGCCGAAATCAGCATTATCAAGAGACTGGTCAATGACAGGTTGCAGCACAGAGCGTGCGTTTGGCCCCATTACCGCGATGACTGCCTCATTCACAGTCATATCGACGGCCACGCATTGCGCATGTTCGGGGATATGACGTTGCAGCCAGCTCATCTCGCGCCGGATGGTGGCAGCAGGGGTGACAACCAGAAATTCGTCTGATGAGAGGCGGGTAACCGTCACATCAGCTTCGATGCCGCCAGCTTCATTCAGCCATTGTGTATAGACAATACGGCCAGGTTCAACCGCCACATCATTTGCGCAGACCAGCTGCAGGACTTTTTCTGCATCACGGCCGATCACCCTGATTTTGCCAAATGTGGACAAATCAAACAGCCCAGCTGTTTCGCGCACAGCCTTATGTTCAGCAGCAGCATAGTCAAACCAGTTCTGGCGGCCCCAGCTATATTCATATTCAGCTGTTTTGCCTTGCTCAGCTTCGCTTTTCGGCAAGAACCAGTTGGCCCGCTCCCAGCCGTAAAGTTCGCCAAAACAAGCACCATTTTCAGCCAGCTTGTGATGCAGAGGCGTGCGGCGCAGACCGCGGGCAGAGGCAAATTGCCGGTAAGGATAATGGTCAGCATAGAGAAGACCAAGTGTTTCGGTCACTCGTGCAGACAGATAATGACGGTTTGCCTGGAAGGGGTGCATACGCCGGATATCCACATCCCAGATATCCATTTGCGGGCGGCCTGTATCCATCCATTGGGCCAGCGCCATTCCGGCCCCGCCTGCGGACTGGATGCCAACCGAATTAAATCCGGCCGCAATATAGAAGTTACCCAGTTCCGGGGCTTCGCCCAAGAGATAGCGATCATCTGGTGTGAAGCTTTCCGGACCGTTAAAAAAGGTCTGAATGCCGGTTGTCTCCAAAAGTGGCAGACGCGCTGTCGCGGTTTCCAGAATCGGCATGAAATGGTCGAAATCATCAGGCAGGGTAGTGAATTCAAAATCCTCTGAAATCCCGTCACCGCCCCAGGGCTTGGCCACAGGTTCAAATGCGCCCAGCAACAGCTTGCCCGCATCCTCTTTATAATAGGCACATTCATCTGGTACACGCAGAACAGGCAGATTACGCTGAAGCCCGTCAATCTGTTCAGTGACAATATAGAAATGCTCACAGGCATGAAGCGGGACAGTGACACCTGCCATCTGGCCAATTTCGCGGGCCCACATCCCGCCGCAATTCACCACATAGTCAGCCGTGATGTCACCCTGATCTGTTGATACGCCCGTGACAACAGGGCCGCTGGCCCCCTGTTTTTTGTGAATGGCGGTGACTTTCACCCCTTCGATGATTTTTGCGCCTTTTGCCCGTGCCCCTTTTGCCAGAGCCTGGGTGATATTCACAGGATCAGCCTGGCCGTCCTTGGCCAGATACACCCCGCCCTTGCTGTCTTCCACATTCAGGCCCGGATAACGCGCTGCGATATCAGCAGGGCTGATTTCGTCAATCTCTACACCAAAGGCGCGAGCCATAGCCGCGCCCCGGCGCAGCTCTTCCATCCGCGCGTCTGTCAGCGCAACCGTAATCGAACCGTTTTGACGGAAGCCTGTGGCGACGCCGGTTTTTTCTTCTAAGCTGGCGTAAAGTTCTTGTGAATATTTGGCCAGACGGGTCATGTTCTGGGTTGCGCGCAGCTGAGCAATCAGACCAGCTGCATGCCAGGTGGTCCCGCAGGTCAGTGATTTGCGTTCCAGCAACACAATGTCTGTCCAGCCCAGCTCAGCCAGATGATAGGCCACTGAGCAGCCGACAACGCCGCCGCCAACAATAACAACACGGGCCTGTGAAGGAAGAGATTTATCAGCCATCATAACTATCCTTTCAAGAGTAGGTTGTCTTTATCGTAAGAGGCTTGTGTATGGGCGATAATGCGGGCATTGCGCATACGTCCCACCACTTCAACAGACAGCTCGCGGCCGATTGTGGTGTCTTCTCCGGCTTCCAGAACAGCCAGCGCCAGTGATGTGCGGGTCCGGTGCCCATAGCCGCCAGACAGCACGAGCCCTGCAATGTCTGTACCGCTGTCATCTGTAAAGACAGAGGAAAGATACACAGCTTCGCCAAAACCGACACCATCTTCTGCATCATCCAGTGCGAGTGTGACAAACTGGCGACGCGGCCCTTCTTTTAATTCAGCCAGCGCGTCACGCCCGACAAAATTTTCTTTTGACAAATGCACCCAGCGGCCAAGACCGCAATCATACATGCTGTAATCAGAGGTCAGGTCACCTTTCCAGGACCGATATCCTTTTTCAAGGCGCATACTGTCAAGAGCCAGCATACCAAATGGTTTTAACCTGACATCAGCCCCGGCGGCAAACAGCGCGTCATAAACGGCCTCTGTTTCGCTGACAGGCAGGTGCAGCTCCCAGCCCATCTCGCCAGTGAAAGAAACGCGCAGGGCTGTCATCGCCACACCAGCAACGGTTACAGACCGGTGCGTCAGCCACGGGAAAGCATTATTTCCGAAATCATCATCTGACAGGCTGGAGAGCAGGTCACGCGAGCGCGGACCGGTTACCAGCAATGTTGAATAGTCACGGGTTTCATCTGTCAGCGTAATCGTGCTGCCTTCAGGCAGAGCCGTGCTGAGCAAATCACGATCATGCCAGTAAGCGCCCGCCCCGAAAATCAGCCAGAATTCGTCCTCAGCAAAGCGGCTGATGGACATCTCTGACAAGATTTTACCCTTCACAGAAGCAAAGTAGCCCAGCCCTGTGCGGCCAATGGCAGGCAGTTTGTTTGTCATCAGCCCGGACAGCCAGTCTGCGGCACCTGCCCCGGACAGGCGTGTGCGGGAAAAGCCAGGCAGGTCCAGAACACCCACATGTTCGGCCACATGGCGGCATTCAGCGCCCACAATGTCAAAGAAAGGCTGGCGATCATAGCTGTCCACCTGAGCAGCTTCAAACCCGTCAGGCGCGTAATAATCAGCCCGCTCCCAACCACCATAAGATCCCATCACACCGCCATCATCCAGATGACGCTGATATAAAGGCCCGGTTTTGGCCGGCCGCCCATCATCCCACTGGATCTGCGGGAAATGGATCGCATATTCATGGCTGTAAACCTCAATCGCTTTGGCTTTTGTGTAGACCGCGTCCACATGATCTGTGAAGCGGCGCGGATCTACCGCCCAGGCATCAGTTTCCGGCTCACCATGAACGATATATTCAGATAATAGCTTGCCTGCCCCGCCAGACTGGACAATGCCAAAGGTGAAGACACAGGCTTCATAAGCGTTTGGCACGCCTGGCATCGGCCCGATTAAGGGCAGCCCGTCCGGTGTGTAAGGAATTGGCCCGTTCACCACACGGGTAATGCCGCCTGACCCCAGGATCGGTACACGTGCACAAGCATCCTCAATATACCATTCAAGCCGGTCCAGATCGTCGGGATAAAGCTGGAAGGAGAAATCTTCTGGCATCGGGTCAGAGGCGTCTGTCCAATGTGCCCGGCAGTGTTTTTCATATGGGCCGAGCAGCAGCCCGTCTTTTTCCTGACGCAGATAATAAGAGCTGTCCGGGTCACGCAGCAGCGGCAGCTTTTTGTCCAGGGCGGTTAGTTCCGGAATGGCTTCAGTAATCAGATATTGGTGGGCCATAGACACACAAGGCACATCACGGCCAAACATGGCGCCTAATTCAGCTGCTCGGTAACCAGCCGCATTCACCACAATATCCGCTTTGATCATGCCGTTTGGCGTGGACAGCTCCCACAAGTCATTTTTACGGGCCACAGCCGTCACCGGACAGAAACGGATGATTTTAACACCCATATCCCGTGCGCCTTTTGCATAGGCTTGGGTTAATTGAGCCGGGTCAATGTCGCCATCATAGGTATCCCACAATCCGCCTTCCAAATCATGGGTTTCCAGAAACGGATAAATATCCTTCATCTCGGCATTGGTCATCATTTCCATTTCAAAGCCCATCTGGCGGGCCATTGAACGAACATGAGCAAATTCTTCCATCCGCTGGCGGGTATGAGCCAGACGAACAGAGCCGGTGACATGGTAATTCATGGGGTAATCGGTCAGCTCGCCCAGCTGGCGGTACAGCTCGCACGAATAATGCTGCATTTTCATCACAGTCCAGGAACCAACATAGTTCGGACAGTTACCGGCCGCATGCCATGTGGAGCCAGAGGTTAGCTCATTCTTTTCCAGAAGAACCACATCTGACCAGCCTTCACGGCCTAAATGCCAGGCAATGGAACAGCCAACCGCGCCGCCACCAATGATCACCACACGGGCATGAGACGGCAGGGCAGAGGTGGAAGACGGCTGTTCTGTTTGGTTATGATCTGACATGGACTTGTTCCCCTGAATAAATGTCGCGGCAAATGTATGATTGAGCCTGGTCAACCTAATGGTAATTTCGGCAGAATACCAATGTTTTGATCAGGAGAAATTGTCAAATCGCGAAAAGAAATCGTCTGCACAAGACACAGCGGGAATGAACAGTGCTGAGCGCTGCTTGCGAGGGGCATCAGCCCTTGTTAGGCTGGCCATGCGGAGGATCAGAAAAAAGAGGCAAGGCAGATGCATACGATTGGGCTGCTCGGCGGGATGAGCTGGCAAAGCACAACCAGCTATTATCAGCTGATTAATGAGGGCGTGCAGGCCCGGTTAGGCGGGTTACATTCCGCACCGTTACTGATCTATTCGTTTGATTTCGCTGAAATTGAAACATTGCAGATGGCCGGACAATGGGATGCGGCCGGCCAGATGCTGGCCAGACAAGCTGTGCGCCTGGAGGCGGCAGGAGCAGAAGCCATCATTTTGGCTACAAATACCATGCATAAGCTGGCCGATTATATTACTGATGCGGTCTCTGTGCCTTTGCTGCATATTGCAGAGGCCACGGCTGACGCCATTCTGACCAGTTCATCGCGCCAGCCCTTGTTACTGGCGACCGGTTTTACCATGGAGCAGGATTTCTACACCGGTCCGCTGGGAGCGAAGCTGGCTGGGGCAGGCGGGGCGGTTCATGTGCCTGATGCGCACAGACGGAAACGGATTCATGATGTGATTTACGATGAGTTGTGCCGCGGCGTGATTTCAGAGGCGTCACGCTCAGCTTATCAGCAGATCATTGCTGCCGAAGCAGCAGAAAAAGGTTGTGACAGCGTCATTTTGGGCTGTACTGAGATTGGCTTGTTAATCAGCCAGCAGGATACAAGCCTGCCTGTGTTTGATACCACCGCCCTGCATTGTGAGCGCGCTGTTTCATTTATCTGTTCAGATCAGACCGTATGATGAGGCGATGCTTGCCAAAGCCCGGGCAGGCAGGTACATCTTTTCCATCCTATTCAGAGCTAAAGAGAAGACAAATAGATCATGTCAGAACTGAGAATCGCCATTGCTGGCCTGGGTGTTGTTGGTGCAGAGACCGCGCTTCAGCTGGTGACAGCAGCGGATAATTTATCGGCCCGGGCAGGGCGGCCGCTGCGGTTGGTGGCGGTCAGTGCCCGCAGTCAAAAAGATCGCGGATTTGACGCAGCAGGTCTGGATTTTGAAGCAGACGCATGTGCACTGGCGGCCCGTGATGATGTGGATGTGGTGGTTGAGCTGATCGGTGGGTCAGATGGTGTTGCCTGTGAGCTGGTTGAAGCCAGCCTGAGCGCAGGTAAACATGTTGTGACTGCTAATAAGGCGCTGATCGCCCATCATGGCCAGAGGCTGGCCGGGCTGGCCGAACAATATGGGGTACGGCTGAAGTTTGAGGCAGCTGTGGCCGGCGGTATCCCGGCTTTAAAACTGTTGCGTGAAGGGCTGGCCGGGAACGAGATTAAGCGGGTGACAGGAATCCTGAACGGGACTTGTAATTATATTTTATCTGAGATGACACAGACAGGCCGCGGATTTGATGATGTGCTGGCAGAAGCCCAGGAAAAAGGCTATGCCGAGGCTGATCCCAGCTTTGATGTGGATGGTGTTGATGCTGCGCATAAGCTGTCAATTCTGGCCGCATTGGCTTTTGCAGAACAGATTGATTTTGATGCGGTTCAGGTAAAGGGTATCCGCCAGATAACAGATACAGATATCGCCTATGCAGGAGAGCTGGGCTACATCATTAAGCTGCTCGGCCATGCTGAACCTCAGGCACCGGCAACCGTGCAGCCTTGTCTGGTCGCAAAAACCGGCCAGCTGGCGCAGATTGGCGGTGCATTGAATGCAGTGGAATTCCGGGCTGAACCTGTACAGACTATTTTATGTACAGGGCCTGGGGCCGGGGCCGGGCCAACCGCCTCAGCAGTGCTGGCAGATCTGATTGATGTGGCATCTGTTCGCGGCGGGTTGCCGTTTGGCATGCGGGTCGGCCAGCTGACCAAAGCCGAACCAAAGACGGACAGGCTGGCCAGACGGTTTTACCTGCGGCTGATGG
The sequence above is a segment of the SAR116 cluster alpha proteobacterium HIMB100 genome. Coding sequences within it:
- a CDS encoding sulfoacetaldehyde acetyltransferase (PFAM: Thiamine pyrophosphate enzyme, central domain; Thiamine pyrophosphate enzyme, N-terminal TPP binding domain; Thiamine pyrophosphate enzyme, C-terminal TPP binding domain~TIGRFAM: sulfoacetaldehyde acetyltransferase) codes for the protein MKMTTEEAFVKVLQRHGIEHAFGIIGSAMMPISDLFPQAGITFWDAAHECNAGMMADGYTRASGKVCMMVAQNGPGITNFVTPVKTAYWNHTPLLLVTPQAANKTIGQGGFQEVEQMALFKDMVCYQEEVRDPSRVAEVLNRVITQAIRLSAPAQINIPRDFWTQVVDINIPEILSFERPGGGDDAISQAAQLLSEAEFPVILNGAGVVIGGAIPASMALAERLDAPVCCGYQHNDAFPGSHPLAVGPLGYNGSKAGMELIAKADVVLALGTRLNPFSTLPGYGIDYWPKDAKIIQVDINPDRIGLTKPVSVGIVGDAKKVAESLLAKLGPQAGEKGRSSRTAVIAKTKSAWAQELTSLDHEDDDPGTTWNERARTREPGKMSPRMAWRAITSVLPKDAIISSDIGNNCAIGNAYPTFEEGRKYLAPGLFGPCGYGFPAICGAKIAQPDVPVVGFAGDGAFGISMNEMVSVGRDEWPPITMIIFRNYQWGAEKRNTTLWFEDNFVGTELDTDVTYAGIAQQCGVKGVQVNGMDALSDALDKAIEDQMKNNTTTFIEVVLNQELGEPFRRDAMKKPVAVAGIDPADFRPQQPIL
- a CDS encoding phosphotransacetylase (PFAM: Phosphate acetyl/butaryl transferase) — its product is MSAGFINKVKAACPPDLLNRAKARDKCRLLVVRASAPLPMQASFDAVQAGIAEPVLVGEPQKIKAEADKLGWDVHNDMIVPATGEAEAAAVSADLIRSGLAGDSPAIGAVMKGQLHTDVFMGALLDKTVGLRTGGRLVHLFAIFPPDGSAPVLVSDAAVNVSPDDKTKQQSMAEMVRLSTLIGQDRARLAVLSATETPIDSMPASQEAARQADWARDNLSGADISGPLSLDLALSEASVALKGLTDDPVAGRANCFLMPEIVAGNLLYKAFVYLGGGCAAGIVVGGSIPVLLTSRADPPEARLASIALAAVAR
- a CDS encoding putative membrane protein (DUF2335) (PFAM: Predicted membrane protein (DUF2335)) produces the protein MAEGYEKLLPGSADRFLTMAEQKQSLLHQQEMESLKNDTRRIRGSTLVSLSLTGAAVFAIWTGHPIAAVFIISVALSPTIIHALFREIFAPAQDLSSSAGKHPLSGNGGQRD
- a CDS encoding glycine cleavage system T protein (aminomethyltransferase) (PFAM: Aminomethyltransferase folate-binding domain; Glycine cleavage T-protein C-terminal barrel domain; FAD dependent oxidoreductase~TIGRFAM: sarcosine oxidase, gamma subunit family, heterotetrameric form; glycine cleavage system T protein) → MMADKSLPSQARVVIVGGGVVGCSVAYHLAELGWTDIVLLERKSLTCGTTWHAAGLIAQLRATQNMTRLAKYSQELYASLEEKTGVATGFRQNGSITVALTDARMEELRRGAAMARAFGVEIDEISPADIAARYPGLNVEDSKGGVYLAKDGQADPVNITQALAKGARAKGAKIIEGVKVTAIHKKQGASGPVVTGVSTDQGDITADYVVNCGGMWAREIGQMAGVTVPLHACEHFYIVTEQIDGLQRNLPVLRVPDECAYYKEDAGKLLLGAFEPVAKPWGGDGISEDFEFTTLPDDFDHFMPILETATARLPLLETTGIQTFFNGPESFTPDDRYLLGEAPELGNFYIAAGFNSVGIQSAGGAGMALAQWMDTGRPQMDIWDVDIRRMHPFQANRHYLSARVTETLGLLYADHYPYRQFASARGLRRTPLHHKLAENGACFGELYGWERANWFLPKSEAEQGKTAEYEYSWGRQNWFDYAAAEHKAVRETAGLFDLSTFGKIRVIGRDAEKVLQLVCANDVAVEPGRIVYTQWLNEAGGIEADVTVTRLSSDEFLVVTPAATIRREMSWLQRHIPEHAQCVAVDMTVNEAVIAVMGPNARSVLQPVIDQSLDNADFGFGRAQNIYIGQAVARAHRVSYVGELGWELYVSAELAEHVFDAVWQSGQEHGLSLAGLHVLDSCRIEKAFRHFGHDISDEDHILEAGLGFAVKTDKPVSQLGQFIGRDAVLAKRESGLSKRLVQFQLEDNQPLLYHNEPILRDGEITGYLTSGNYGHHLGSAIGLGYVSCTAGESASDMLSSTYEIDVAGQICAAKASLKPLYDPTGERMKG
- a CDS encoding glycine cleavage system T protein (aminomethyltransferase) (PFAM: Aminomethyltransferase folate-binding domain; Glycine cleavage T-protein C-terminal barrel domain; FAD dependent oxidoreductase), with amino-acid sequence MSDHNQTEQPSSTSALPSHARVVIIGGGAVGCSIAWHLGREGWSDVVLLEKNELTSGSTWHAAGNCPNYVGSWTVMKMQHYSCELYRQLGELTDYPMNYHVTGSVRLAHTRQRMEEFAHVRSMARQMGFEMEMMTNAEMKDIYPFLETHDLEGGLWDTYDGDIDPAQLTQAYAKGARDMGVKIIRFCPVTAVARKNDLWELSTPNGMIKADIVVNAAGYRAAELGAMFGRDVPCVSMAHQYLITEAIPELTALDKKLPLLRDPDSSYYLRQEKDGLLLGPYEKHCRAHWTDASDPMPEDFSFQLYPDDLDRLEWYIEDACARVPILGSGGITRVVNGPIPYTPDGLPLIGPMPGVPNAYEACVFTFGIVQSGGAGKLLSEYIVHGEPETDAWAVDPRRFTDHVDAVYTKAKAIEVYSHEYAIHFPQIQWDDGRPAKTGPLYQRHLDDGGVMGSYGGWERADYYAPDGFEAAQVDSYDRQPFFDIVGAECRHVAEHVGVLDLPGFSRTRLSGAGAADWLSGLMTNKLPAIGRTGLGYFASVKGKILSEMSISRFAEDEFWLIFGAGAYWHDRDLLSTALPEGSTITLTDETRDYSTLLVTGPRSRDLLSSLSDDDFGNNAFPWLTHRSVTVAGVAMTALRVSFTGEMGWELHLPVSETEAVYDALFAAGADVRLKPFGMLALDSMRLEKGYRSWKGDLTSDYSMYDCGLGRWVHLSKENFVGRDALAELKEGPRRQFVTLALDDAEDGVGFGEAVYLSSVFTDDSGTDIAGLVLSGGYGHRTRTSLALAVLEAGEDTTIGRELSVEVVGRMRNARIIAHTQASYDKDNLLLKG
- a CDS encoding aspartate racemase (PFAM: Asp/Glu/Hydantoin racemase~TIGRFAM: aspartate racemase), producing the protein MHTIGLLGGMSWQSTTSYYQLINEGVQARLGGLHSAPLLIYSFDFAEIETLQMAGQWDAAGQMLARQAVRLEAAGAEAIILATNTMHKLADYITDAVSVPLLHIAEATADAILTSSSRQPLLLATGFTMEQDFYTGPLGAKLAGAGGAVHVPDAHRRKRIHDVIYDELCRGVISEASRSAYQQIIAAEAAEKGCDSVILGCTEIGLLISQQDTSLPVFDTTALHCERAVSFICSDQTV
- a CDS encoding homoserine dehydrogenase (PFAM: Homoserine dehydrogenase; Homoserine dehydrogenase, NAD binding domain; ACT domain); this encodes MSELRIAIAGLGVVGAETALQLVTAADNLSARAGRPLRLVAVSARSQKDRGFDAAGLDFEADACALAARDDVDVVVELIGGSDGVACELVEASLSAGKHVVTANKALIAHHGQRLAGLAEQYGVRLKFEAAVAGGIPALKLLREGLAGNEIKRVTGILNGTCNYILSEMTQTGRGFDDVLAEAQEKGYAEADPSFDVDGVDAAHKLSILAALAFAEQIDFDAVQVKGIRQITDTDIAYAGELGYIIKLLGHAEPQAPATVQPCLVAKTGQLAQIGGALNAVEFRAEPVQTILCTGPGAGAGPTASAVLADLIDVASVRGGLPFGMRVGQLTKAEPKTDRLARRFYLRLMVTDETGVLSAVTAILRDQQISVESMLQKSQSDDAPVALVLTTHPTEQGQIQAASDILSAARFVSGEVLALPIIDEA